From Saccharothrix espanaensis DSM 44229, the proteins below share one genomic window:
- a CDS encoding restriction endonuclease, protein MGRRKKKRRSGWAAAAMVAAVLVLFRLAAEHPVPFAVGGGLVVLASVGFGVWWWRDRAQRRRVQAERDRHIASTDGMSGPEFEQWTARLLSRSGCTDVHVVGRSGDAGADVVARCPLGRRIVVQCKRYNPEISKVRSPDVQRFAGTARALHGAHHALMITTTSYTRPARDVAQATGITLVDRTLLARWAHSGTAPRATGLPSPPTPRRKHLL, encoded by the coding sequence ATGGGGCGACGGAAGAAGAAGCGGAGATCGGGCTGGGCGGCGGCCGCGATGGTGGCGGCCGTGCTGGTGCTGTTCAGGTTGGCGGCGGAACACCCCGTGCCGTTCGCGGTCGGCGGCGGCCTGGTGGTGCTCGCGTCGGTCGGGTTCGGCGTGTGGTGGTGGCGCGACCGGGCGCAGCGGCGGAGGGTGCAGGCGGAGCGGGACAGGCACATCGCGTCGACCGACGGGATGAGCGGGCCCGAGTTCGAGCAGTGGACGGCACGGCTGCTGAGCCGATCGGGGTGCACGGACGTCCACGTAGTCGGCCGATCGGGTGACGCAGGCGCGGACGTGGTGGCCCGATGTCCACTCGGCCGGCGGATCGTGGTGCAGTGCAAGCGCTACAACCCGGAGATCTCGAAGGTAAGAAGCCCGGACGTACAACGCTTCGCCGGAACCGCCCGCGCCCTGCACGGCGCCCACCACGCCCTGATGATCACCACGACGAGCTACACGAGACCGGCCCGCGACGTGGCCCAGGCAACCGGGATAACCCTGGTAGACCGAACCCTACTGGCAAGATGGGCCCACTCCGGAACAGCACCCCGCGCCACCGGCCTACCATCCCCACCCACACCCCGACGCAAACACCTGCTCTGA